A single Pieris rapae chromosome 2, ilPieRapa1.1, whole genome shotgun sequence DNA region contains:
- the LOC111002895 gene encoding uncharacterized protein LOC111002895, protein MSSRRTEDSHIEKLNQLFSDSGLECLRSAVESEESSSESGEAEELGKVEEEQELVVEADLIADIKSQVEEEIIEEQPEIFPTPSLRRVLPDRLRKIEEQNRIHVLPEEFKTDFDSTLIPKIATTPQQRYIDILGELTDCVQYKKSLAEFWFLDTLANLLRRAQDDEMDRPSQAILILWFCEWMKEIQHFDAADRQRMLKRFQHNMLSAARFIGDEEHLPTPLEAGVFYKPLEEVSVDTSATSRQSRHLVTFENAAYECSMRDLINIMHYIYDLFSTDYQYDIVRSIFTFSPEYNLIDTPYQVQNPKRLFAPLKIKPKKDKPKKEGKPQKSKKKEVDTEEYLALLELRARDEKLQDEQEEIDRENWHRRQHILPLQFAADDAFFDKYWPPPPPEPEPEPEPEPKGKKGKGKK, encoded by the exons ATGTCATCTCGAAGAACGGAAGATAGTCATATAGAGAAACTGAACCAGCTTTTCTCCGACTCCGGACTGGAATGCCTTCGGTCTGCTGTTGAGTCTGAAGAATCATCTTCTGAATCTGGAGAAGCCGAGGAACTGG GCAAAGTAGAAGAAGAACAAGAGTTAGTAGTGGAAGCTGACTTAATAGCTGACATCAAGAGCCAGGTTGAAGAGGAAATAATTGAAGAACAGCCAGAGATTTTCCCAACACCCTCACTAAGAAGGGTTTTACCTGATCGATTGCGTAAG ATTGAAGAGCAAAACAGAATCCATGTGCTTCCAGAAGAGTTCAAAACTGACTTTGACTCGACCCTCATCCCGAAAATAGCTACCACGCCGCAACAAAGATATATTGATATACTGG GTGAATTAACTGACTGCGTCCAATACAAGAAGAGTCTGGCTGAATTCTGGTTTCTGGATACTTTGGCTAACCTGCTCCGGCGCGCCCAGGACGATGAAATGGACAGAc CATCTCAAGCAATCCTTATCCTGTGGTTCTGCGAATGGATGAAAGAGATACAGCATTTTGACGCAGCCGATCGACAACGAATGTTAAAACGCTTCCAG CACAACATGCTATCAGCAGCCAGGTTTATTGGAGATGAGGAACACCTACCAACCCCGCTGGAGGCTGGAGTTTTCTATAAGCCCTTGGAAGAAGTGAGCGTTGACACATCGGCGACGTCCCGCCAGTCACGGCATCTGGTCACGTTTGAGAATGCAGCCTATGAATGTTCAATGCGAGATCTGATAAACATTATGCATTATATTTATGACTT ATTCAGTACAGACTACCAGTACGACATTGTTCGCTCAATTTTCACCTTTAGTcctgaatataatttaattgacacGCCATATCAAGTACAAAATCCCAAACGGTTGTTTGCGCCTCTCAAAATAAAACCTAAGAAGGATAAGCCGAAGAAGGAAGGGAAACCGCAGAAGAGCAAGAAAAAGGAAGTGGACACCGAGGAATATTTAGCATTGCTCGAG CTCAGAGCTAGAGATGAAAAACTTCAGGATGAACAGGAAGAGATAGATAGAGAGAACTGGCATCGTCGGCAGCACATTCTGCCATTGCAGTTTGCGGCCGATGACGCATTCTTTGATAAGTACTGGCCACCACCACCGCCAGAGCCTGAACCAGAACCAGAACCCGAGCCAAAAGGCAAGAAAGGAAAGGGAAAGAAATAG
- the LOC111002894 gene encoding tetraspanin-33 isoform X2, with product MHARRRGPNFTYVSGCVKYMIFVLNFIFWLLGGLVVAVGLYAFIDKWQATGLIKLDTLYDLILNISLLIALMGGVVFIVSFAGCIGALRENTCLLKFYSLCLLILFLVEMGGAVCGFVFPRSLHGFIEQSFTERVVHSYREDPDLQNFIDFAQSDFHCCGLTSDGYMDWSKNEYFNCTSPSVEKCGVPYSCCINPTDISSGLVNIMCGYGVQNYPVAEASKRVWTSGCIEIVRLWGERHLYTIASVALGVALSQLFVIYLAKTLEGQIELQKARWQT from the exons atgcATGCAAGGCGAAGAGGACCGAATTTTACGTATGTCAGTGGATGTGTAAAATAcatgatttttgtattaaactttatattttgg CTTTTAGGAGGTTTAGTAGTTGCTGTTGGACTCTATGCATTTATAGATAAGTGGCAGGCAACTGGACTTATAAAg ttGGATACTCTTTatgacttaatattaaatattagtctCTTGATTGCGTTGATGGGAGGTGTGGTGTTCATTGTCAGTTTTGCTGGCTGCATTGGAGCTTTGAGAGAAAATACCTGCTTGCTAAAGTTT taCTCCCTTTGCCTACTGATACTATTCCTAGTGGAAATGGGAGGAGCAGTGTGTGGCTTTGTGTTTCCAAGATCCCTTCACGGCTTTATCGAGCAAAGCTTCACAGAGAGAGTTGTGCACTCATATAGAGAGGACCCTGATTTGCAGAATTTCATAGATTTTGCACAGAGTgat tttcaTTGCTGCGGTCTCACATCAGACGGTTACATGGACTGGTCAAAGAATGAATACTTCAACTGTACTTCCCCATCAGTAGAAAAATGTGGTGTACCTTACTCATGCTGTATCAACCCAACGGATATAAGTTCAGGGCTAGTGAACATCATGTGTGGGTATGGGGTCCAAAACTATCCG GTGGCAGAAGCGAGCAAGCGAGTATGGACAAGTGGGTGTATAGAAATCGTTCGACTATGGGGCGAACGGCATCTCTACACTATAGCCTCCGTAGCACTTGGGGTTGCATTATCACAACTATTTGTTATATACCTCGCTAAGACCCTCGAGGGACAGATTGAGTTGCAAAAAGCCAG ATGGCAAACATGA
- the LOC111002894 gene encoding tetraspanin-33 isoform X1 has translation MHARRRGPNFTYVSGCVKYMIFVLNFIFWLLGGLVVAVGLYAFIDKWQATGLIKLDTLYDLILNISLLIALMGGVVFIVSFAGCIGALRENTCLLKFYSLCLLILFLVEMGGAVCGFVFPRSLHGFIEQSFTERVVHSYREDPDLQNFIDFAQSDFHCCGLTSDGYMDWSKNEYFNCTSPSVEKCGVPYSCCINPTDISSGLVNIMCGYGVQNYPVAEASKRVWTSGCIEIVRLWGERHLYTIASVALGVALSQLFVIYLAKTLEGQIELQKARYRWQT, from the exons atgcATGCAAGGCGAAGAGGACCGAATTTTACGTATGTCAGTGGATGTGTAAAATAcatgatttttgtattaaactttatattttgg CTTTTAGGAGGTTTAGTAGTTGCTGTTGGACTCTATGCATTTATAGATAAGTGGCAGGCAACTGGACTTATAAAg ttGGATACTCTTTatgacttaatattaaatattagtctCTTGATTGCGTTGATGGGAGGTGTGGTGTTCATTGTCAGTTTTGCTGGCTGCATTGGAGCTTTGAGAGAAAATACCTGCTTGCTAAAGTTT taCTCCCTTTGCCTACTGATACTATTCCTAGTGGAAATGGGAGGAGCAGTGTGTGGCTTTGTGTTTCCAAGATCCCTTCACGGCTTTATCGAGCAAAGCTTCACAGAGAGAGTTGTGCACTCATATAGAGAGGACCCTGATTTGCAGAATTTCATAGATTTTGCACAGAGTgat tttcaTTGCTGCGGTCTCACATCAGACGGTTACATGGACTGGTCAAAGAATGAATACTTCAACTGTACTTCCCCATCAGTAGAAAAATGTGGTGTACCTTACTCATGCTGTATCAACCCAACGGATATAAGTTCAGGGCTAGTGAACATCATGTGTGGGTATGGGGTCCAAAACTATCCG GTGGCAGAAGCGAGCAAGCGAGTATGGACAAGTGGGTGTATAGAAATCGTTCGACTATGGGGCGAACGGCATCTCTACACTATAGCCTCCGTAGCACTTGGGGTTGCATTATCACAACTATTTGTTATATACCTCGCTAAGACCCTCGAGGGACAGATTGAGTTGCAAAAAGCCAGGTAcag ATGGCAAACATGA